Proteins from a genomic interval of Neisseria arctica:
- the pilM gene encoding type IV pilus assembly protein PilM, with protein sequence MRFKKSVKNTNNKALNSLSARSAIGVDITQNAITLVQVSSRSLNQIQLEKYVIAKLPKNIIKGSRIQDYEQLTTYLQHAYTQLHANSKNIVAALPQNLSTIENLTYNAQNAETDIEGFVEFEVSQTAPIEEMNYDYQVVDSSAASEQILLAAVRKDDVEPRIEMFENAGMPLSFMDVDLFAQSNAFSFWINQHAPEMADEKIALIGIHATQMYALIVEKGKILYKQETSVSAEQLNQLIQRTYQVTEEKADQILLSTSKPSDYQSQVADRFNIQVAQEIQRVLQFYYTTQPSDQFSSVKHILLTGLPAQQNGLPETVFTQTNTATECIHPVLYTNHSNHIDLPQLQRDAPLLTIAFGLALRGL encoded by the coding sequence ATGCGTTTCAAAAAAAGTGTAAAAAATACAAATAATAAGGCATTAAATTCGTTATCCGCCCGTTCTGCTATAGGCGTAGATATCACACAAAATGCAATCACCTTGGTTCAAGTTTCCAGCCGTAGTTTAAACCAAATTCAGTTGGAAAAATATGTTATTGCCAAATTGCCTAAAAATATTATCAAAGGCAGTAGAATTCAAGACTACGAACAGCTAACCACGTATTTGCAACACGCATATACCCAATTGCATGCCAACAGCAAAAATATTGTTGCTGCATTACCACAGAATCTCTCCACAATTGAAAACTTAACATACAACGCCCAAAACGCAGAAACAGATATTGAAGGCTTTGTAGAGTTTGAAGTCTCTCAAACCGCTCCCATTGAAGAAATGAACTACGATTATCAAGTTGTAGACTCAAGTGCTGCATCGGAGCAAATCCTGCTGGCTGCGGTTCGTAAAGATGATGTAGAGCCGCGTATCGAAATGTTTGAAAATGCCGGCATGCCCCTATCATTTATGGATGTTGATCTTTTCGCGCAATCAAACGCCTTTTCGTTCTGGATCAACCAACATGCTCCTGAAATGGCAGATGAAAAAATTGCATTGATTGGCATTCACGCAACACAAATGTACGCATTGATTGTAGAAAAAGGCAAAATACTCTACAAACAAGAAACTTCTGTAAGCGCAGAACAGCTGAATCAGCTCATTCAACGCACATACCAAGTTACCGAAGAAAAAGCAGATCAAATTCTGCTTTCCACATCAAAACCCTCCGATTACCAAAGCCAAGTTGCCGACCGTTTTAATATACAAGTGGCGCAAGAAATCCAACGGGTCTTACAATTTTATTACACAACTCAGCCTAGCGATCAATTCTCCAGCGTGAAGCATATCCTACTTACGGGTCTGCCTGCACAACAAAATGGTTTGCCGGAAACCGTCTTTACCCAAACAAATACGGCTACCGAATGTATTCACCCGGTATTGTATACAAACCATAGCAACCATATAGACTTACCACAATTACAACGAGACGCACCATTATTGACTATTGCCTTCGGTTTGGCACTTAGGGGGTTATAA
- the ftsB gene encoding cell division protein FtsB, giving the protein MKWVTVVLIAALGGFQYNLWLSKGGWRDMWSLQDQVVEQEAKNHVLTLRNAALDAEVTDLSEGRDAIAEIARVDLGYIQNGEVFYRLVKKP; this is encoded by the coding sequence ATGAAGTGGGTAACAGTGGTTTTAATTGCAGCGTTGGGTGGCTTTCAGTATAACCTTTGGTTGTCGAAGGGTGGCTGGCGCGATATGTGGAGCTTGCAAGACCAAGTGGTTGAGCAAGAGGCCAAAAACCATGTGCTTACCTTGCGCAATGCCGCACTGGATGCAGAGGTAACCGATTTGTCGGAAGGCCGTGATGCTATTGCGGAAATTGCCCGTGTAGATTTGGGTTATATCCAAAACGGTGAAGTTTTTTACCGATTAGTGAAGAAGCCTTAA
- a CDS encoding PilN domain-containing protein — MIELIKINLLPYREEIEQKKKQQFKIMMLTAAVIGLCLSALAYVGLNQAISRQEDRNQFLSSEIEKLDQKLVEIKQLEQEKQNFLTRKQKVEELQEKRFQAASIIDTLNVLLPEGAYLTNIQAESADTYTISGKATSDNKIAMFMRSIPSTGVFMQPELLSIKKENNAQEFTLKVLLNQRTATPAPNNTTVAAEVK; from the coding sequence ATGATCGAACTCATTAAAATCAACCTTCTTCCTTATCGTGAAGAGATTGAACAAAAAAAGAAACAACAATTTAAAATTATGATGCTGACGGCAGCAGTAATAGGTCTATGCCTATCTGCTTTAGCTTATGTAGGCTTAAACCAAGCAATTAGCCGACAAGAAGACCGTAACCAATTTCTTTCATCAGAGATAGAAAAGCTAGATCAAAAACTTGTGGAAATCAAACAACTTGAGCAAGAGAAACAAAACTTTCTTACACGTAAGCAAAAAGTTGAAGAACTACAAGAAAAGCGTTTCCAAGCAGCATCTATTATTGATACTTTAAATGTTCTTCTTCCGGAAGGTGCTTACCTAACCAATATACAAGCAGAGTCTGCAGATACCTATACCATCAGTGGTAAAGCAACAAGCGACAATAAAATCGCCATGTTTATGCGTTCGATTCCAAGCACAGGGGTATTCATGCAGCCTGAACTGTTGAGCATCAAAAAAGAAAATAATGCACAAGAATTCACCTTAAAAGTCTTGCTAAACCAACGCACGGCTACACCTGCTCCGAATAACACAACCGTCGCAGCCGAGGTGAAATAA
- a CDS encoding pilus assembly protein PilP, with amino-acid sequence MKIKLLLPCFIILTACSPKHEDLHQWMEDTQKQAKASIRPFEAPTVNPPQPYNPPTYTGLNAFDSKRLNAANQGTNAPNTNRPKEVLEAFSLENLRYVGRLTKNGSTSGFVEADGHVYTVRPGNYIGQNFGKIQSIREDKITIVEVVEDTYGNWTFRNAELPLSSTSDNNANQTNN; translated from the coding sequence ATGAAAATTAAACTTTTACTCCCTTGCTTCATTATATTGACTGCTTGTTCTCCTAAGCATGAAGATTTACATCAATGGATGGAAGATACCCAAAAACAAGCCAAAGCAAGCATCCGACCTTTTGAAGCACCGACTGTTAATCCGCCACAACCCTATAATCCTCCTACTTATACGGGACTAAATGCTTTTGATAGCAAACGTTTAAACGCAGCCAATCAAGGAACCAATGCGCCTAACACAAACAGACCCAAAGAAGTATTGGAAGCTTTCAGTCTAGAAAACCTCCGTTATGTCGGCAGACTGACTAAGAACGGCAGTACATCAGGTTTTGTTGAGGCAGATGGTCATGTTTATACGGTTCGCCCTGGTAACTATATCGGGCAAAATTTCGGTAAAATTCAATCTATTCGTGAAGACAAAATCACAATTGTGGAAGTTGTAGAAGATACTTACGGCAACTGGACCTTTCGTAATGCCGAGCTACCTCTCAGCAGCACATCGGACAACAACGCCAACCAAACAAATAATTAA
- the guaB gene encoding IMP dehydrogenase: MRIVEKAYTFDDVLLVPAHSQVLPRDVSLKTPLTRAISLNVPLLSAAMDTVTEARLAISMAQEGGIGIIHKNMSIERQANAVAKVKRHESGVVKEPVTISPDMPVGELMEMQAKRKRKMSGLPVVENGKVVGLVTNRDLRFEKRLDQPVSAIMTPRERLVTVPEGTCVDEARDVMHEHKVERVLVVNDNWELKGLITVKDILKNTEFPNANKDSDGRLRVGAAVGVGADTDERVKALVEAGVDVLVVDTAHGHSQGVLNRVKWVKENFPQVQVIGGNIATAQAARDLVAAGADAVKVGIGPGSICTTRIVAGVGVPQLTAIHNVAEALKGTGVPLIADGGIRFSGDIAKALAAGAHCVMLGGMFAGTEEAPGEIELYQGRSYKSYRGMGSLGAMSQGSSDRYFQDKEDNADKYVPEGIEGRVPYKGPIVQIIHQLMGGLRSSMGYLGCATISEMHERAEFVEITSAGMSESHVHDVQITKEAPNYHIR, from the coding sequence ATGCGTATCGTAGAAAAAGCCTATACCTTTGACGATGTTTTGTTGGTTCCCGCACATTCCCAAGTGCTCCCGCGAGACGTTAGCCTCAAAACCCCGCTCACTCGAGCCATTTCTTTGAATGTTCCCTTACTTTCCGCCGCGATGGACACGGTAACCGAAGCCAGGTTAGCCATTTCTATGGCACAGGAGGGCGGTATCGGTATTATCCATAAAAATATGAGTATTGAACGCCAAGCCAATGCCGTGGCGAAAGTTAAGCGTCACGAAAGCGGTGTGGTGAAAGAGCCCGTAACAATTTCACCCGATATGCCGGTTGGTGAGTTGATGGAAATGCAGGCGAAACGCAAGCGCAAGATGTCGGGGTTGCCGGTAGTGGAAAACGGTAAAGTGGTCGGTTTGGTAACCAACCGTGATTTACGTTTTGAAAAGCGTTTGGATCAGCCTGTATCTGCGATTATGACACCGCGCGAACGTTTGGTAACTGTACCTGAAGGTACGTGTGTCGATGAAGCGCGCGATGTGATGCACGAGCACAAAGTAGAACGTGTTTTGGTGGTTAATGATAATTGGGAGTTGAAAGGCCTGATTACTGTAAAAGATATTTTGAAAAATACCGAGTTTCCTAATGCGAATAAGGATAGCGACGGTCGTTTGCGTGTCGGCGCAGCCGTGGGGGTTGGTGCGGATACGGACGAGCGCGTAAAGGCTTTGGTTGAGGCAGGTGTCGATGTATTGGTAGTGGATACTGCCCATGGCCATAGCCAAGGCGTATTAAACCGTGTTAAATGGGTTAAGGAAAATTTCCCTCAGGTACAGGTCATCGGCGGCAATATTGCTACGGCTCAGGCTGCACGTGACTTGGTGGCCGCAGGCGCAGATGCGGTTAAGGTGGGTATTGGCCCCGGCTCGATTTGTACAACCCGTATCGTGGCCGGCGTGGGGGTGCCCCAACTGACTGCTATCCATAATGTAGCCGAAGCGTTGAAAGGTACGGGTGTTCCTCTGATTGCGGATGGCGGTATCCGTTTTTCAGGTGATATTGCCAAGGCATTGGCTGCCGGCGCGCATTGCGTGATGCTGGGCGGTATGTTTGCCGGTACGGAGGAGGCCCCGGGAGAAATCGAGCTTTATCAAGGCCGTTCTTATAAATCTTACCGTGGTATGGGGTCTTTGGGGGCAATGAGTCAAGGTTCTTCAGACCGTTATTTCCAAGATAAAGAAGATAATGCCGATAAATATGTACCGGAAGGTATTGAGGGACGGGTGCCGTATAAAGGCCCGATTGTGCAGATTATCCACCAGCTGATGGGTGGTTTGCGCTCGAGTATGGGCTATTTGGGATGTGCGACTATTTCGGAAATGCATGAGCGTGCGGAGTTTGTGGAAATTACTTCGGCAGGTATGAGTGAATCACATGTGCACGATGTGCAAATTACCAAAGAAGCACCAAACTATCATATTCGTTAG
- a CDS encoding shikimate kinase: MPAMENIAGNLFLIGLMGAGKTTIGRQIARLLERPFYDSDHVICERTGVSIPTIFELEGEEGFRNRESIVIDELSQRNPIVLATGGGAVLREENRRYLRQRGTVIYLHALPKILLERTRCDSNRPLLNVPDPLSKLQELYSARDALYRETAHIILDANRNHCQKTIEQLLTAIREKK; encoded by the coding sequence ATGCCTGCTATGGAAAACATAGCAGGCAATTTATTTTTAATCGGTTTAATGGGTGCAGGCAAAACCACTATCGGTAGGCAAATCGCAAGATTATTGGAGCGTCCGTTTTACGATAGTGATCATGTGATATGTGAGCGCACCGGGGTTTCTATTCCAACTATTTTTGAGCTGGAAGGCGAGGAAGGTTTTCGCAACAGGGAAAGTATTGTTATTGACGAACTATCCCAACGAAATCCCATTGTACTTGCTACCGGCGGAGGTGCCGTACTGAGAGAAGAAAACCGCCGTTATTTACGTCAACGTGGTACGGTTATTTACCTCCATGCCCTGCCGAAAATTTTACTGGAACGCACACGCTGCGACAGTAACCGTCCATTATTAAATGTTCCGGATCCTCTCAGTAAACTACAAGAACTGTATTCTGCTAGAGATGCCCTATACCGGGAAACTGCCCATATTATACTGGATGCCAACCGCAATCACTGCCAAAAAACCATTGAGCAGCTACTTACAGCCATACGTGAGAAAAAATAA
- the eno gene encoding phosphopyruvate hydratase: protein MSAIVDIFAREILDSRGNPTVECDVLLESGVMGRAAVPSGASTGQKEALELRDGDKSRYLGKGVLQAVENVNNEIAQALIGLDASEQSYIDQVMLDLDGTDNKGRLGANATLAVSMAVARAAAEDAGLPLYRYLGGAGPMAMPVPMMNVINGGAHANNSLDIQEFMIMPVGASSFREALRCGAEVFHALKKLCDSKGFPTTVGDEGGFAPNLSSHEEALKLMQEAVTAAGYIPGEDVLFALDCASSEFYKDGKYHLSAEGLALSSEEFANYLAKLVDEYPIVSIEDGMDENDWEGWKLLTDKLGAKVQLVGDDLFVTNPKILAKGIEAGVGNALLVKVNQIGTLSETLKAVELAKRNRYTSVLSHRSGETEDSTIADLAVATNCMQIKTGSLSRSDRMAKYNQLLRIEEELGEAAYYPGKTAFYQLGK from the coding sequence ATGAGCGCAATTGTTGATATTTTCGCCCGCGAAATTTTGGATTCACGCGGCAACCCGACTGTTGAATGTGATGTGTTGCTCGAATCGGGCGTGATGGGACGTGCCGCAGTACCTTCAGGTGCATCTACCGGTCAAAAAGAAGCTTTGGAGTTGCGTGATGGTGATAAAAGCCGTTACTTGGGTAAGGGCGTGTTGCAGGCTGTTGAAAATGTAAACAATGAAATCGCTCAGGCTTTGATCGGTTTGGATGCAAGTGAGCAATCTTATATCGATCAAGTTATGTTGGATTTGGATGGTACCGATAACAAAGGACGCTTAGGTGCGAATGCTACTTTGGCCGTATCTATGGCTGTGGCGCGCGCTGCAGCTGAAGATGCAGGTTTGCCATTATACCGTTACTTGGGCGGTGCAGGCCCTATGGCTATGCCTGTACCTATGATGAATGTTATTAACGGCGGTGCACATGCCAATAATAGCTTGGATATCCAAGAATTTATGATTATGCCGGTAGGCGCCTCCAGTTTCCGTGAAGCATTACGGTGCGGTGCGGAAGTATTTCATGCTCTGAAAAAATTGTGCGACAGTAAAGGTTTTCCCACAACGGTCGGGGATGAAGGTGGCTTTGCTCCGAATCTGAGCAGTCATGAAGAAGCATTGAAGCTGATGCAAGAAGCAGTAACTGCTGCCGGTTATATTCCGGGCGAGGATGTGTTATTTGCTCTGGATTGTGCTTCGAGCGAGTTCTATAAAGACGGTAAATACCATTTAAGCGCTGAAGGCTTGGCTTTGAGCAGCGAAGAGTTCGCCAATTATCTGGCCAAGCTGGTTGACGAGTATCCGATTGTGTCTATTGAAGACGGCATGGATGAAAACGACTGGGAAGGTTGGAAGCTGTTAACCGATAAGTTGGGTGCTAAAGTACAGTTGGTTGGTGATGATTTATTTGTGACCAATCCGAAAATTTTGGCCAAAGGCATTGAGGCTGGTGTAGGTAACGCCTTGTTAGTAAAAGTAAACCAGATCGGTACTTTGAGCGAAACCTTAAAAGCAGTAGAGTTGGCTAAACGCAACCGTTATACCAGCGTATTGAGCCATCGTTCGGGTGAAACCGAAGATAGCACTATTGCGGATTTGGCCGTAGCAACCAATTGTATGCAAATTAAAACCGGCTCGTTAAGCCGCTCTGACCGTATGGCAAAATATAACCAATTGTTGCGTATTGAAGAGGAGTTGGGCGAAGCCGCATACTACCCGGGTAAAACCGCTTTTTATCAACTGGGTAAGTAA
- a CDS encoding type 4a pilus biogenesis protein PilO produces MMTKMNKDLDIKNLHQLGGPAKLLLAIIVIVGILILGYGLLFRSQLDALETAATKETELKSTYNEKSIQTASLDNLKKELASLRSAFDVLLRQLPTDAEIPNLIQELHQAGASNGMRMDSVSPKAPINDGPIQILPYDISISGRYNQISQFTRDVGQLSRIITLESLQLKSDDKSNQLTLSATANTYKARPAEEVAAELEAAASEANKN; encoded by the coding sequence ATTATGACTAAAATGAATAAAGACCTAGACATCAAAAATCTCCACCAACTCGGAGGCCCCGCAAAACTACTGCTTGCCATTATTGTTATAGTGGGTATTTTAATACTTGGCTATGGCTTGCTTTTCCGCTCGCAACTCGATGCACTGGAAACAGCTGCAACAAAAGAAACTGAGCTAAAAAGCACCTATAACGAAAAAAGTATCCAAACAGCGAGCCTCGATAATCTGAAAAAAGAGCTTGCATCTTTGCGCTCCGCTTTTGATGTGCTGTTGAGACAATTACCCACGGATGCAGAAATTCCGAATTTGATCCAAGAACTTCATCAAGCGGGAGCTTCAAATGGCATGAGAATGGACAGCGTAAGCCCCAAAGCACCAATCAACGACGGCCCTATCCAGATACTGCCATACGATATCAGCATCAGCGGACGTTATAATCAGATTAGCCAATTCACACGTGATGTAGGCCAACTTTCGCGCATCATTACGCTTGAATCATTACAACTGAAATCTGATGACAAATCAAATCAACTGACTCTGAGTGCCACGGCCAATACCTATAAAGCCCGCCCTGCTGAAGAAGTTGCCGCAGAATTAGAGGCTGCCGCTAGCGAAGCCAATAAAAACTAA
- the aroB gene encoding 3-dehydroquinate synthase encodes MRTLTVQAPSHFYPIYIGSKLLGNKDILKRHLTGKVAIITNETVAPLYLNQLQTALNNIGIPHFAIILPDGEAHKNWQTLNLIFDGLLENHADRKTTLIALGGGVIGDMVGFAAATFQRGVPFIQIPTTLLSQVDSSVGGKTAINHPLGKNMIGAFYQPQAVLADLDTLSSLPSRELSAGLAEVIKYGLLGDADFLKWLEQHVTDLTQKNPDTLAEAVYHCCKMKADIVRQDETEQGIRAWLNLGHTFGHAIEAEMGYGNWLHGEAVAAGLVLACRLSSQTGSISDQDIACVATLLEKAGLPTAPPQFPFERWIQHMQHDKKVSGGIMRFIGLNRIGEANITEVSDYKILRHTLAPYLPQ; translated from the coding sequence ATGCGCACTTTAACCGTACAAGCACCTTCCCATTTTTATCCCATTTATATAGGTTCAAAACTACTGGGCAATAAGGATATATTAAAACGCCATCTTACGGGTAAAGTAGCCATTATCACCAATGAAACCGTAGCGCCACTATATTTGAATCAGCTTCAGACGGCATTAAATAATATCGGTATTCCGCATTTTGCGATTATTCTGCCTGATGGAGAAGCACACAAAAATTGGCAAACATTAAATCTTATTTTTGACGGCCTTCTAGAGAATCATGCTGACCGGAAAACCACATTAATCGCCCTAGGAGGAGGAGTAATTGGGGATATGGTCGGCTTTGCTGCAGCTACCTTCCAACGTGGTGTTCCATTTATTCAAATTCCGACAACCCTACTTAGCCAAGTTGATTCCTCAGTAGGAGGAAAAACAGCCATCAATCATCCTCTAGGCAAGAATATGATTGGCGCCTTTTATCAACCTCAAGCCGTACTCGCTGACTTGGACACCTTATCCAGCCTTCCCTCTCGCGAACTATCTGCCGGCTTGGCAGAGGTCATTAAATACGGCCTTCTCGGTGATGCGGATTTTCTAAAATGGCTAGAACAACACGTTACTGATTTAACGCAAAAGAATCCTGATACGTTAGCAGAAGCCGTTTATCACTGCTGCAAAATGAAAGCAGACATCGTACGGCAAGATGAAACCGAGCAAGGTATTCGTGCTTGGCTAAACCTTGGCCATACTTTCGGCCATGCTATCGAAGCAGAAATGGGATATGGCAACTGGCTACATGGAGAAGCCGTAGCTGCCGGCTTAGTTTTGGCCTGCCGACTATCCAGCCAAACAGGCTCAATCAGCGACCAAGATATTGCATGCGTTGCTACTTTACTTGAAAAAGCCGGCTTACCAACAGCTCCGCCCCAGTTTCCTTTTGAACGCTGGATACAACACATGCAACATGATAAAAAAGTTAGTGGCGGCATTATGAGGTTTATTGGTTTAAATCGCATAGGTGAAGCCAATATTACTGAAGTATCTGACTACAAGATACTACGCCACACCTTAGCCCCTTATCTTCCGCAATAA
- the pilQ gene encoding type IV pilus secretin PilQ, whose translation MKFNKIKMLSAFSLALTLQAAWAGNITDINVSTLPDNQKIIKIKFDRDVVSPSGFITTTPARIALDFPSTGIQLPQSVLEYADPLLNQITAAQNNDRARILLGLNNAGQYNTEIKGDEVWVYVSEAADKTTAPTYNNNITSTIVSSNSRSAAVATSSNKQTQISANIDFRRGNRNSGIIELTAPSFSSQPDIKQQSDRVIITLKNYPLPTQAQRSLDVSDFNTPVRNVTMKRIGNSTQVIIRNQGSWDIRTQQGNSRFSFEISPKTDVASQGLGSAPKRNFTGRRISLDFQDVEVRTILQILAKESGTNIVASDSVNGKMTLSLKDVPWDQALDLVMQARNLDMRRQGNIINIAPREELLAKDKATLQAQKEIEELGPLFSQTFQLKYKNVEEFRKILRLDDSSSNTDKNHNTLLSPRGSALIDPATNTLIITDNRVVIQKFQKLIDELDVPARQVMVEARIVEADDGFSRDIGVKFGYQGVGTNNSWGSNWSNAVDNLGAQRTANLANANTILSGGNTITAPTFTMSPNINLPTAAASSSIALVRAIGSGALGLELSAMQEQNRGKIISNPRVLTQDRKEAVIESGTEIPYEEATSSGATSITFKKAVLGLTVTPNITPDGQIIMTIKINKDTPQDCVINSLTTKCISTKNLQTNAMVEDGGTLIVGGIYEEENRNIVNKVPLLGDIPVVGNLFKSRSRNEKRRELLIFITPRIMDNIGSTLRY comes from the coding sequence ATGAAATTCAATAAAATCAAAATGCTTTCTGCTTTCAGCCTCGCTTTGACTCTACAGGCTGCTTGGGCAGGGAATATTACAGACATCAATGTTTCAACTTTGCCGGACAATCAGAAAATCATCAAAATCAAATTTGACCGCGATGTAGTATCACCAAGCGGTTTTATTACGACTACTCCAGCGCGTATTGCCTTAGACTTTCCCAGCACCGGCATTCAATTACCCCAATCCGTATTAGAATATGCCGATCCTTTATTAAATCAAATCACAGCTGCCCAAAACAATGATAGGGCGCGTATCCTTCTCGGTCTAAATAATGCAGGCCAATACAATACCGAAATCAAAGGTGACGAAGTATGGGTCTATGTCAGCGAAGCAGCTGATAAAACAACTGCGCCTACTTATAATAACAATATTACCAGCACCATAGTATCAAGCAATTCACGATCCGCAGCTGTTGCTACTTCCAGCAACAAGCAAACTCAGATTTCTGCAAACATTGATTTCCGACGCGGTAACCGAAACAGCGGCATTATCGAACTAACAGCTCCTTCTTTCAGCAGCCAACCGGATATTAAACAACAAAGCGACCGCGTCATCATTACATTGAAAAACTACCCTCTGCCGACTCAAGCGCAGCGTAGTTTGGATGTCTCTGACTTCAACACCCCCGTCCGAAACGTAACTATGAAACGTATCGGTAATTCGACCCAAGTTATTATCCGTAACCAAGGTAGCTGGGATATCCGTACACAGCAGGGCAACAGTCGTTTTAGTTTTGAAATTTCCCCCAAAACTGATGTCGCTTCTCAAGGCTTGGGCAGTGCCCCGAAACGCAACTTTACTGGACGCCGTATTTCATTGGATTTCCAAGATGTTGAGGTTCGTACTATTTTACAAATCTTAGCTAAAGAATCCGGTACCAATATTGTTGCCAGTGATAGCGTAAATGGCAAAATGACCCTGAGTCTCAAAGATGTACCTTGGGATCAAGCTTTGGATTTAGTGATGCAGGCACGTAATCTTGATATGCGTCGCCAAGGCAACATCATCAATATTGCTCCTCGTGAAGAGCTGCTGGCAAAAGATAAAGCAACGTTGCAAGCACAAAAAGAAATTGAAGAGCTCGGTCCTCTATTTTCACAAACTTTCCAGCTCAAGTATAAAAATGTAGAAGAATTCCGGAAAATTCTACGTTTGGATGACTCAAGTAGCAATACAGATAAAAACCACAACACCCTACTTAGTCCGCGCGGTAGTGCTTTGATAGATCCTGCCACCAATACCCTTATCATCACTGATAACCGTGTTGTAATTCAGAAATTCCAAAAATTAATTGATGAATTGGATGTTCCGGCTCGTCAAGTGATGGTAGAAGCTCGTATTGTAGAGGCCGATGATGGTTTCTCACGTGATATTGGTGTGAAATTTGGCTATCAAGGCGTTGGTACGAATAATAGCTGGGGTTCAAACTGGTCAAATGCTGTTGATAACTTGGGTGCACAACGAACAGCCAATCTAGCTAATGCCAATACTATTTTATCAGGAGGCAATACTATAACGGCTCCTACTTTCACCATGAGTCCCAACATCAACTTGCCTACAGCTGCAGCCTCCTCCAGCATCGCCTTAGTACGCGCGATCGGCTCCGGCGCATTGGGCTTAGAGCTGAGTGCTATGCAAGAGCAAAACCGAGGGAAAATTATTTCCAACCCTCGAGTATTGACCCAAGATCGTAAAGAAGCCGTTATCGAATCAGGTACTGAAATTCCTTATGAAGAAGCTACCTCCAGCGGTGCCACTTCGATTACCTTCAAAAAAGCCGTATTAGGGCTGACTGTAACACCTAACATCACCCCCGACGGGCAAATTATTATGACTATCAAAATTAATAAAGATACGCCCCAAGACTGTGTGATCAACAGTTTGACAACTAAATGTATCAGCACTAAAAACCTGCAAACCAATGCGATGGTTGAAGACGGCGGCACCTTAATTGTCGGTGGTATTTATGAAGAAGAGAACCGTAATATTGTGAATAAAGTACCACTATTAGGAGATATTCCGGTTGTCGGCAATCTCTTCAAATCTCGATCACGTAATGAAAAACGCCGCGAATTGTTGATCTTTATTACCCCGCGCATTATGGATAATATCGGCAGTACTCTGCGTTACTAA